Below is a window of Rattus norvegicus strain BN/NHsdMcwi chromosome 5, GRCr8, whole genome shotgun sequence DNA.
AAATAGGAGAAGCTGAGTATAAAGTTATTTAGCAAGCACATGCTAGCTATTCCAGTTTGAACTCTATCAACCGTAAATGTTTAGGGAAATAAAACATTGAAGATGCTCCTCGAGGTGAGGAACAAAGAGGAACTAGGCACTCTCTATATGGAGAACTTCTGTCTCAAACTAGACAGAAGAGAAGAGTAATATCAAAGGCTGACCAGTCCATTTGAAGACCAATATGCAGGGAGGCAGGGCACCAGGAAGAAAGTTAAAAAAAGGACATTTTATGGGTCTGACTAGGAAGTGGGTCTAAGGTAGCCACACCAAAGGTGCCTGACTTGTGACTCTGGAGCAATCTAGTGCCAAAATATCTCAGGACATTTTCAACCCATTGAAGTGTATAAAAATATTGAAGTTAATTCAACAAATTAACACCAAACTTCTAACAGAAGGAATCTCCTCGGCTCTGAAATCAGAGACACTCACTTTTCATCAATTATGTGCAGCGTTTGttagagaaaaaaaagtaacaaatgtAAAGATTTGCTTTATTTCTATTGGGGGAAGGGATACGATAGATATAACTGTTATCCAATCTGCTGTCCACtgtgtacacacatacccacacacatacatatacatacacaccaaaagtcccccccaaaaaacaaaaaccaccctcAACCTGTACCAATACTTCATATTTTGACCAAAAGAATCGATCCTGGGAAGAAGTGCAAAATGCAAAATCCAATGACCAAGAAATGCTGATAAAACAGCAtcattaatatacaaaatatttatattacggAACTAATAACAGGTGATGTTCTCCATGTCTGTAAAACTTTGGAACAACAGAGCTGATTGTTAAATCTAGTCCATGCCAGCTTCCAAAACCCAGAAGATTTTAGTTAGCTTCATTTTTTGATGCTTCATCAAAATTTTCTACAAGATctgacaaaaagaagaaaggaaaaaaaataagtaaaatacaaatgagtCAAAATAGTTGCAACTAGAATTAGTCAAAAAGcagaaaagatgaaaacaaactAGCACATTTCAGTGATAATGACTTTTATAGAACAGCAATCTTGaggaaatgacttttaaaatgtatgcaaAAATAACTAtggtaaataatattttatgtcaGTTATAATGTCACCAAGCttctaatattattttattattttgtgtgtataggtgtTGTGCTgggatgtatgtctgtgtaccaccaGCATGCAATTCTCGAGAtcaaaagagggtgttggattcccagAACTagcattacagaaggttgtgagccatcatgtggatgctggaaatggaATCCAGGTCCCCAGgaaaagaagccagtgctcttaattgctgagtcatttctctagccccccAACAAAAATTTTCAGCAATAACAATGTATACTGATAATCATTTCAATgtaatacatgcaggcaacagagCTTTGTGGAATATTTTCTGATCCCAAGTTCTGAATGAGAAAGGGACTTCTGTATTCATGAATCTCCTACCATGGGGATCTAGTCTGGATTCCCTGGTCTTTGTGATCTCTGTCTAAAGAATTTCgataaaacacaaagaaacagcatAAATGACAGGTAAATACATCTGTAATACAGTAGTGCATACACTCAAGGGGTAAGTGTGACCTAGACTGCATATTGGGCAGGTCACAGAACAAAGAGCTTTTCTTGAGGGTCTTTGTTCTGTTCAGGTGAGTGGCAGGCCTGTTTCTGACACAAATAGAAGGCAACAGTGTGTCTATGTTCTTTATCAGACAGCCTTCTGCTAtacagtgatctttcctaaggttTAGCATTCCTAGAACCAGGCTTAGATAGTATTATGTAATGGCAGAGACAGGACTTAAGGGACATTTTTCTGACCTGAAGTTCCAGTCCTTGGTTTTATAGGCTGAGGAGGGTCCAGCGTCTCCTATGCCAGCTAATACCTAGCTAGAAACCTAGCACTATCCATCTCATTCTAAATCAATTGAAATTCagtcaaatagaaaaaaattctgaaagTCGTCCATGCAGTAAATAAAGAagatgaaatctttttttttaaagttttaaacattacactatattattttatatggtgttgcatttgtgtgtgcatgtgtgggtcagaggacaacttgcgttactgattctctccttctactgtgtgggtcccagggtcAAGTTGTCAGACTTGGCACCAAGCATCTTTACTAGAACAGTCTCACTGGTCTGAGACAAAGACTGAGAAAATGTCCTTTACCTGGAACGTCATCATCCTCTTCATCAATGTCTTCTGGTTTGGGTGCTTTACTATCCAATACTACAAAAAGTTGATTTGAGTATTAGTCACTGAAAACAAAGAGCTTCACAAAACACCTCTAACACTTACCTTCTCTTTGTCTAAATCTCACATGGCTGTTGAATCCAGCCAATCTAGCAAAATGTAGGATTTGACAAGCCTGAACAAAGGTATACTCCTTTAGTATCCTTTATTATTCTCTgacttaaaaaaatactttttttttaaagatttatttattcatttattatatataagtatactgcaactgtcttcagacgcaccagaagagggcatcagatccccattacagatggttgtgagccaccatgtggttgctgggaattgaactcaggacttcaggaagagcagtcagtgctcttaaccactgagccatctctccagcccaaaaatagACTTCTTTACCACTTATTTTGATCTAAGTATCTAGCTATGCAGTATGACCACATGACTACTGAAATATGAGGCTCTTTGATGGTTAGAGGCAACAAGACATGCGTGAAGTCAAAACCAACCTGGAGATTCAGAATTGATGGTTACCGTATCTATAATGGCAATCATAGAGAAGCACAGTAGCAATTGACAACACTGATCTGAATATTCTATAAGGCACACTTCATTagctaaaaaagaaaactacaagTTTTACGAAGCACACAAATGGCatcataaaaagtaaaagaactaCCTACTGAGGAAAATCCTCTCAGTTTAAGTAAAacacctttttttgtttgtttgtttttgaaccaGTCTGTGGCACAGGCTGACCTCAACTTCCCTATACAGTGAGGATAACCCTGAACTTCTGCTGGAAAtacaagtgtgtgccatcacAGCCAGtgctgctggggactgaaccagacACTATGCACACTAGGTTAGGACTCTGTCAACTGAGCTATGCCCCGAGTTCCAGATGGGATGCTTTTAAAAACAGTTAGGTTTCTTAATGACAgcagggaagaggggaaaggtACTAAACTGAAATACATACCTTGTCGTGGGAACTGTTCAGCTAACTTTCTAAGGCTCGTTAAGCTGTCAGCACCAAGCTGACTTAGTATTCCAGGAAgcatttctgtgattggtttggCTTCTGCATGACCAGTAATTGCAAAGGTGTTAGCGGAGAGGGAAGCTTGGACTTTGGGATTGTTGAAATGAATAACTGTTCCATCGTCTTTAATCATGTTCACCTGTATGGGCACAGAAGACAGTGTATTCCACATGCTAGATTCaactaaaaatatcttttaaaaaagcagtttTATCAATTATGGCATCTTGCAGAGTAGCAATCCTATAGTGCTAATAATCTCAGCAGAGAAAGACCCCCACAATGGATGACAATGGTGCTGGACAGTACAGGTCATTAGAATGGCTATGAAGTAGTCACTCAGGGCTCAGGTGAAGGAAGTTCATGGCCACTTCCTTCTTTAAGTAGAACTACATTCATGAGCCAACTTCTTCATTAAATTAGTTATTCAAACGAAATCAGTGCAATTACCACTTAGTGGGGTGGCATCTTACTTAGAAGAATGGAAGGCAGGAAAAGTCTGCAGTAAAATAACCACtgaaaaaatccacaaagatgacaCAGAAATTTAATTAGTCAAGCATTTTACTTCTTTGAATGCTCAGCAAATTTACCAAATTttcaacctattttttttttactgttgttctatttctttatttttgtcttttgagatagagtcttgcaATGTATCTcagcctggcctagaactctgcttgcctctgagtgctggaaataaaggCATATGTtgtaatgttttttgttttgttttgtgttaaatGGGTACATATGCACAACATGTATACAGGAGCCACGGGAGGTTTTAAAaaatcagatgccctggaactgaaaCATCTGTGAGCTGCTatttggatgctgggaaccaaacctgggtctttgGCAAAATCACTAAGCGTTCCTAactcctgagccacctctcccacCTGTCATGTTATTCTTTACAGGAAGCTTGTcaagctcttttcttttcttttcctacttttcaagatagaatttctctgtgtagccctggctgtcctagaattcactctgtagaccaggctggcctcaagctctgcctgcctctgctttcttagcgctgagattaaaggtgtgcagctaCTACTGCAGGCttcctttttaacttttatttattatttcttatcATCATTATGGCATGATGGGGGctgtacctgtggaggtcagaggcagcaCCGTAgagtcttcctctctcctccacctGTGGGCTTCCCAGCATCTAACTTTCGTCAGTAGACTTGTGAAGAGCATCTTGCCCACCCCTAATATATATATTAGgccctttacttttttttttttttggttcttttttttcgaagctggggactgaacccagggccttgcgcttcctaggcaagcgctctaccactgagctaaatccccagccccggccctttactttttattttgagacagttattttttttttaactttttaaacttttactttatgtgcatgtatatctgtgtgaggatgtcaggtCCCTGGaagggactggagttacagacagttgtaggctaccatgtgggttcttggaattgaactgaggtcctctggaagagcagtcagtgcttttaaccactgagtcattcaGATAAATCTAAgtttccaggctggccttgaattgtgATTCTCTTGTCTCAGGCTTCTACGTATCTGGGACTACAGATTTGTACCAACAGGCTTGACAGTTTTCTCTAATTCTTAAATATTCCTTCTCTGCAAACAAAGCTCTCCTACACACTTACCCACCAGAACATGTTTTGTTAATAACTGGGAGTTCTTTAACAGCATCCTACCACGATTTCTTTAGCTTTTATCAATCTGAATTATTTCAGATTAATTTATTCCACTGTCTTGGGATTTACAGAAACAGCAGAGTGAATGCATGCTATTTAAATTGCTATTTCTCTCTCATGTATTTTCTTTCTGCACTTTTTGTCATGTCTTGCTATGATCTCGTTTACACAAGTTAACTGTGTAAACACCGTCATTCCACCATGAGGTTGACTCCACTCTAAAAGTCCCTTCAGTGCTATGTGCTTATTATATATAGGTCAGGAGAGCTAACACTTAACTACTTCAAGGTATATAACTGCCCTTGTCCTGTGCTCTCGGTGTCAGTGGGAAGTGGCTTCTCTTCTTCAGAGGGGTCACCATCACCGACAACACTAGTGGGGCAGGAGGAGAAAGTAACTCAAAGTTTCAGCAAGACTGTAAGCAGAGAAATTACAGATACATCCTTGGAAATTACAAAATAACTCCACAAATCacttctaagtgtgtgtgtgtgtgtgtgtgtgtgtgtgtgtgtgtgtgtgtgtcactattTAATCTTATACCCTTCCTTTTCTCAGCACTGCACTGGGCTATATGTAAGgatctttttatgttttgttttgtttgttctgagacaaTCTCACTACGTAGTCCTtcctggccttgaatttatagaAATTCACCAGCCCCTGCCtccgaagtgctgggattaaaattgtaTATTATGTAACATGTATATTTAAGGTTCTTTGAAGTGTATCATACACAGTAAGGGTTCAATGCTGCTGCTTTAAACAAATGGCACAACTCAATTTATAGCAATTTTAGGAGCTAAATTATATTATTCTGAAAATGACTGCAGCTTTGGTAGAAAAACTAAATGGTAAAGTGGCTAAAGTCCGGGGAGGTCTGGGAGGTTAACGCTGGATATGAAGGGAGGTGCATTGGATCTACTCAAGTCCCCTGGTTTATAAGAGACAAGAATAAAGGGAGAATTGTTCAATGGTGATTTCCAAATCACATGGTTCAATGAAGAATTTCTACACACACTGTTGGGCATGAAAAGTGGCACTACTGGAATTTGAGACATTCTTGACTTACAAACACTAAAGTCATAATTCATTTGAAATCTATAGTTCTTCATGCTAGAGAAGTAAATACAGAGGACAGTATTCCTGGTTAAACATAGACCCAAGGACAAACAGCTGGCTATGTGTGGACTAAGTACTTAAATGAATTAGTTTCTCAACTTACTGTCTGGTTTCCTGTCTACTATGCCATCCTCTtgcttaaaatattcatttgtggggttggggatttagctcagtggtagagcgcttgcctagcaagcgcaaggccctgggttcggtccccagctccgagaaaaaaaaatattcatttgtttataaaaatCCAATTCTCTGCAAGCGTGTCAATTACTTGTCTCAGAATATAGGtcaaatggaaatcaaaaccatTACAGATAGGTGGAGAATATATCTCACTGGCTACAAAGAAGCCAACATAGGGTCAAAACCAATGCAtttatgagttttctttcttgttgggCTTCTCTTCCAGGCCATAAGACAGGCATTAGTTGTTTGGGGATATGTGTAGGTAATATGGAAGGgacaagaggagaggaaaaggctaaaaataagaaagtacaaCTGAAAAGATCAAAAGCCAGCTATCTTAACATAGTATCCACTCTGGTTTTTAACATTCCTTAGTTCAAGTCTAGAATTCCAATCCTTGTTAGGTATGACACCAGGGGCTGGTGAAATTCTACAAGCATCAGCCCTTTGATTTGTAACTAATAACTCATCAATAACTCATCGGGGCTATGAAGCTGAAGTGGGGTGACACATGTTCACATGGCTGTCTGTCTAATTAGTTCCCACACGACTGTAACTTAGAAATGACTGACAGGTTATGAATACTACTTTCTCTACCATCGCTGGCAACTGGTTAGTACACAGCTGACACGCAGTCAGTGTTGACTGCCATT
It encodes the following:
- the Btf3l4 gene encoding transcription factor BTF3 homolog 4, producing MNQEKLAKLQAQVRIGGKGTARRKKKVVHRTATADDKKLQSSLKKLAVNNIAGIEEVNMIKDDGTVIHFNNPKVQASLSANTFAITGHAEAKPITEMLPGILSQLGADSLTSLRKLAEQFPRQVLDSKAPKPEDIDEEDDDVPDLVENFDEASKNEAN
- the Btf3l4 gene encoding transcription factor BTF3 homolog 4 isoform X1 encodes the protein MNQEKLAKLQAQVRIGGKGTARRKKKVVHRTATADDKKLQSSLKKLAVNNIAGIEEVNMIKDDGTVIHFNNPKVQASLSANTFAITGHAEAKPITEMLPGILSQLGADSLTSLRKLAEQFPRQGMYFSLVPFPSSLLSLRNLTVFKSIPSGTRGIAQLTES
- the Btf3l4 gene encoding transcription factor BTF3 homolog 4 isoform X2, producing MNQEKLAKLQAQVRIGGKGTARRKKKVVHRTATADDKKLQSSLKKLAVNNIAGIEEVNMIKDDGTVIHFNNPKVQASLSANTFAITGHAEAKPITEMLPGILSQLGADSLTSLRKLAEQFPRQVLDSKAPKPEDIDEEDDDVPGKGHFLSLCLRPVRLF